The Danio rerio strain Tuebingen ecotype United States chromosome 10, GRCz12tu, whole genome shotgun sequence genome contains a region encoding:
- the smc5 gene encoding structural maintenance of chromosomes protein 5 — translation MEQPHKRKRKSHELSNSQPSDREPATSTSANAREGDFMEGAIVRITMHNFLTYDHSEVFPGPKLNMIVGANGTGKSSIVCAICLGLAGKTSVLGRGDKVGLYVKRGCQRGSVEIELYRTRGNLIVTREIQVENNQSTWMLNKKHASQKAVEEAVRELHIQVGNLCQFLPQEKVGEFAKMSNSELLEATEKSVGPPEMYEFHCELKTFRTKERDLENVCKEKGNFLEKARQRNERNKLDVERYYMKKRHLDRIQMLEKKKPWVEYETARKELEGVKKERDEMKRKLRFLKEAQEPLLRKIRSVESELQPIEQQMKEMTNRIKEATQKCKQKHDQLELKNKEVDDIKQDMSLKQTEEADRQKRIGHTQLMIRDLQKELQNMGTIEDVTPQIEAINAELRNIQEERARLESESLDLRRDKDEITGEFARLQNRLRSLDDMMKIKEEKLRSRFRDTYTALEWLRKNRDRYEGVVHEPMMLVINVRDARHAKYIETHISVNDLRAFVFQRQDDNDKFMNEMRDTQRLRVNSIIAPTESCSKRPPSRPIETLKPYGFISYLREMFDAPEEVMSYLCHQYRVNDVPIGTEKTKGMIESVIKDLQLRTIYTAEERYNVKKSAYSNNVVSSNSALRPPQFLTTTIDVEERRQLEEQLRAAERQKQSIDQRMAAIREQQANLDRRDNELRANKKKLSDLKSKKRQLEQKISTKQDSLRQMEQNEINLVAIEEEANAKIAAVNNKKVTIMGEYLSHLQSKARLNMEKVYLALQSAGLSAEKTKLETDVRESSAELKRAEVDYTKLDKIKTNLLMTCKTLMKRASEICNMTPGETAVPEELHAAFSLLPETLDEIDAMLNEERTRAECFTGLSDAVVDEYNRREQEIKNLEKELDDKTNELTTYRRNIAEAKERWLNPLKKLVELINVRFSDFFQSMQCAGEVDLHSENEEEYDKYGIRIQVQFRRNTRMHELTPHHQSGGERSVTTMLYLMSLQELNRCPFRVVDEINQGMDPVNERRVFDIVVRAACGVNTSQYFFITPKLLQNLQYAEQMTILCVHNGPQMLPPNKWNEKAFIQRARRRNRT, via the exons ATGGAGCAGCCGCATAAGAGAAAGCGAAAAAGCCACGAATTGTCCAACTCACAGCCCTCCGATCGTGAACCTGCAACGTCCACCAGTGCAAATGCCCGAGAAGGAGATTTCATGGAGGGCGCAATCGTCCGCATCACCATGCATAACTTCCT CACGTACGATCACTCTGAAGTTTTCCCCGGACCCAAACTGAACATGATCGTTGGAGCCAACGGCACAGGGAAGTCCAGTATCGTGTGTGCCATCTGTCTGGGCCTGGCTGGAAAAACATCTGTCCTGGGCCGAGGAGACAAG GTTGGTCTGTATGTGAAGAGAGGGTGTCAAAGAGGCTCAGTTGAAATAGAGCT GTACAGGACACGTGGAAACCTGATAGTCACCAGAGAGATCCAGGTTGAGAACAATCAGTCGACATGGATGCTTAATAAAAAACACGCCAGTCAGAAGGCAGTGGAGGAGGCCGTAAGAGAGCTGCACATTCAGGTTGGGAACTTGTGTCAGTTCCTACCACAG GAAAAAGTCGGTGAGTTTGCTAAAATGAGTAATAGTGAACTTCTTGAAGCCACTGAGAAATCTGTCGGCCCACCAGAAATGTACGAATTTCACTGTGAGCTCAAGACATTTCGCACCAAAGAGAGAGATTTAgag AATGTGTGTAAGGAAAAAGGAAACTTCCTAGAGAAGGCCAGACAGAGGAATGAAAGAAACAAGCTGGATGTGGAGCGCTACTACATGAAGAAGCGGCATTTAGACAGGATCCAGATGCTTGAGAAGAAGAAACCCTGGGTG gaGTATGAGACGGCACGTAAAGAGCTGGAGGGGGTGAAGAAGGAAAGAGATGAAATGAAAAGGAAGCTTAGGTTCCTGAAGGAAGCTCAGGAGCCGCTGCTCAGAAAGATCCGCTCTGTGGAGAGTGAGCTGCAGCCCATCGAGCAGCAGATGAAGGAGATG ACCAACCGTATCAAAGAGGCAACGCAGAAATGTAAGCAGAAACACGACCAGCTTGAACTGAAGAATAAAGAG GTTGATGACATCAAACAGGACATGAGTCTAAAGCAGACGGAGGAGGCGGACAGGCAGAAGCGGATTGGACACACGCAACTGATGATCAGAGATCTGCAAAAGGAGCTTCAGAACATGGGCACCATTGAGGACGTTACTCCTCAGATTGAGGCTATCAATGCAGAGCTGAGGAACATTCAGGAAGAAAGAGCCAGACTGGAGAGTGAGAGTCTGGACCTGCGCAGAGATAAAGATGAAATCACTGGAGAATTTGCGC GTTTGCAGAATCGCCTGAGGAGTCTGGATGACATGATGAAGATTAAAGAGGAGAAATTGCGCAGCCGCTTTCGTGACACATACACAGCCCTTGAGTGGCTGAGGAAAAATCGTGATCGTTATGAAGGAGTTGTCCATGAGCCCATGATGCTGGTG ATAAATGTTCGTGATGCTCGGCATGCAAAATACATTGAGACTCACATTTCTGTCAATGACTTGAGAGCTTTCGTCTTCCAGAGACAGGATGATAACGACAAATTTATGAATGAG atgagagATACGCAGAGGCTGCGAGTTAACAGCATCATCGCTCCTACAGAGTCTTGCTCTAAACGACCACCGTCACGACCCATCGAGACCCTCAA gcCTTACGGCTTCATCTCGTACTTGCGAGAGATGTTTGATGCTCCTGAGGAGGTTATGAGTTATTTATGCCATCAGTACAGAGTTAACGATGTACCAATAGGAACAGAGAAGACCAAGGGCATGATTGAATCG GTGATCAAAGACCTTCAGTTGAGAACGATTTACACAGCGGAGGAGAGGTATAATGTGAAGAAGTCTGCTTACTCCAATAATGTGGTCTCCAGTAACTCGGCTCTGCGACCACCACAGTTCTTGACTACCACCATAGATGTAGAGGAGAGGCGACAGCTGGAGGAGCAGCTGAGG GCAGCAGAAAGGCAGAAGCAGAGCATTGATCAGCGGATGGCAGCCATCCGGGAGCAGCAAGCTAACCTGGACCGTCGTGATAATGAGCTGCGTGCTAATAAGAAGAAACTGTCTGATCTGAAAAGCAAGAAGAGACAACTGGAGCAGAAAATCAGCACAAAACAGGACAG cttGAGGCAGATGGAGCAGAATGAGATCAACTTGGTGGCAATCGAAGAGGAAGCGAATGCCAAGATTGCTGCTGTCAACAACAAGAAAGTGACCATAATGGGGGAGTATTTGAGTCACCTGCAG TCAAAGGCCAGGCTGAATATGGAGAAGGTGTATTTGGCTCTCCAGAGCGCAGGTCTCAGTGCTGAGAAAACCAAACTGGAGACGGACGTTCGAGAAAGTTCAGCTGAACTCAAGAGAGCAGAG GTAGACTATACCAAGCTGGACAAGATAAAGACCAATCTGTTGATGACTTGTAAGACCCTGATGAAACGGGCCAGTGAGATCTGTAACATGACTCCAGGAGAGACGGCCGTCCCGGAAGAACTACATGCA GCTTTCAGCTTGTTGCCTGAGACTCTGGATGAGATCGATGCCATGCTGAATGAGGAAAGAACCAGAGCTGAGTGTTTCACAGGCCTCAGTGATGCT GTGGTGGATGAATATAACAGGCGTGAGCAGGAGATTAAGAACTTGGAGAAGGAGCTGGACGATAAGACTAATGAACTGACAACCTATAGAAGAAACATTGCAGAG GCTAAAGAGCGCTGGCTGAATCCGCTGAAGAAGCTGGTGGAGCTGATCAATGTGCGCTTCAGTGATTTCTTTCAGTCTATGCAGTGTGCAGGAGAGGTGGATCTGCACTCAGAGAATGAG GAGGAGTACGATAAATATGGCATCCGCATCCAGGTGCAGTTCCGCAGAAACACACGGATGCACGAGCTCACGCCACACCATCAGAGTGGAGGAGAGCGCAGTGTCACCACCATGCTTTACCTCATGTCCCTGCAGGAGCTCAACCGCTGCCCCTTCAGAGTGGTGGACGAGATCAATCag ggaATGGATCCTGTCAACGAGAGACGCGTGTTTGACATTGTTGTGAGGGCGGCCTGTGGTGTGAACACGTCTCAGTATTTCTTCATCACACCTAAG ctTCTCCAGAACCTGCAGTACGCCGAGCAGATGACCATCCTCTGTGTGCACAACGGCCCTCAAATGCTGCCGCCAAACAAGTGGAATGAAAAGGCTTTCATCCAGCGAGCCAGACGCAGAAACCGGACCTGA
- the mamdc2b gene encoding MAM domain-containing protein 2 isoform X3 yields MYVDSTDSKGFQEVAKLVSPMTTAPLSGCLSFQYQQYQAGDHLFSLFSRDQAGQYEELWRADQKENNFADWSPEDKVWIPVQVDLKAPYPVELVFEVGFNGPHGGFVVLDDISFSSEFCDGRTEPSFDPAVANCDFESGFCQYVQSDGSLWRRVSVKPNIYMTGDHTTGAGSFLLANSRLSLQSGYVSRLFGPSMPGSQKYCLKFFYSLRGLSGADQALSVYLYYSDSSKHEQMWTQNEKIRNVWIAVELTIQSEKKAQVVFISTCKDIWSCGSVGLDDIKVTPGDCSLLAASSLLLPSHCDFESGLCGFSQDKVGDSGDWYLARGPTPTSYTGPGGDHTTGLGHYMHIEASVMLAGHKARLLSSTLRGTRETQCLQFYYHMYGSGIGQLSVYLQTGQENDDRLLWTSHGEQGISWLRASLNYHYDQQHQIVFEATRGASVRSDIAVDDIIFERGPCREYSDQHIPHLSLSGNNNDIQTMHFK; encoded by the exons ATGTATGTGGACTCGACAGACTCCAAAGGTTTTCAGGAAGTGGCCAAACTGGTGTCCCCGATGACCACAGCACCCCTATCAGGCTGCCTGAGCTTTCAGTACCAGCAGTATCAGGCTGGAGACCATCTGTTCTCCCTGTTCAGCAGAGATCAAGCCGGGCAGTATGAGGAGCTGTGGAGAGCAGATCAAAAGGAGAACAACTTCGCTGATTGGAGTCCAGAAGATAAAGTCTGGATACCTGTACAAGTGGACCTGAAGGCTCCATATCCTGTAGAG TTAGTGTTTGAGGTGGGGTTCAATGGTCCGCATGGAGGTTTCGTGGTTCTTGATGATATTTCCTTTTCTTCAGAGTTTTGTGATGGAAGAACAG AGCCGTCGTTTGATCCAGCTGTTGCCAACTGTGACTTTGAGTCTGGTTTTTGTCAGTATGTTCAGAGTGATGGTTCGCTGTGGAGGAGAGTTTCTGTCAAACCCAACATCTACATGACTGGAGACCATACCACAGGAGCAG GGTCTTTCTTGTTGGCGAACTCTCGCTTGAGTTTGCAGTCTGGATACGTCAGCCGTTTGTTTGGCCCGTCAATGCCTGGGAGTCAGAAATACTGCCTGAAGTTCTTCTACTCTCTGCGAGGTCTCAGTGGAGCTGATCAGGCTTTGTCGGTGTATCTGTATTACAGCGACAGTAGCAAGCACGAACAAATGTGGACCCAGAATGAAAAAATAAGAAATGTTTGGATTGCAGTTGAACTGACCATTCAAAGTGAGAAGAAAGCTCAG GTGGTTTTCATCAGTACTTGCAAAGACATTTGGAGCTGCGGTTCTGTTGGTCTTGATGACATTAAAGTGACTCCTGGTGACTGCTCACTGCTAG CAGCCTCTTCTCTGTTATTGCCGTCTCACTGTGACTTTGAATCTGGACTCTGTGGATTCTCTCAGGATAAAGTCGGAGACTCAGGTGACTGGTATCTGGCCAGAGGACCCACACCAACGTCCTACACAGGGCCGGGAGGAGACCACACCACTGGACTGG GTCATTATATGCACATTGAGGCATCAGTGATGCTGGCCGGTCATAAAGCGCGTCTCCTCTCCAGCACTCTCAGGGGCACTAGAGAAACACAGTGCCTGCAATTTTATTACCATATGTATGGTTCTGGGATTGGCCAGCTGAGTGTTTACCTCCAGACCGGACAAGAAAACGACGACAGACTGTTGTGGACGAGCCATGGAGAGCAGGGCATCTCCTGGCTCAGAGCGTCTCTAAACTACCACTATGACCAACAACACCAG attgtaTTTGAAGCCACCAGAGGAGCATCAGTAAGGAGTGACATTGCAGTTGATGATATTATTTTTGAAAGGGGACCGTGCAGAG AATATTCTGATCAGCACATCCCACATCTGAGCCTCTCTGGAAATAATAATGACATTCAGACGATGCATTTTAAGTAA